From the Roseibium salinum genome, one window contains:
- a CDS encoding DUF3095 family protein has product MSADDFYSELPSFSDFSTVGALDDYRPVPGDWYVLAADIVRSSDAIAAGRYKEVNMVGAAVIAAVLNRLGRDRVPFVFGGDGAMLVVPAHDVDAGRDALAGVVDLARQVMELELRAAAIPVAHLRKLGGDVRLRKYRLSPGNHLAMIVGDGLALADRILKDPEASKPFAVPVEDVALPPLDGLSCRWEPLAAQNGHIVSLIIKPTGRRPMSDIMSEVAGKLGFNPLTDDRRARLAEKSRLRFQFPPKGLKLEVLTAFADNRLRGWVRTLLECVVFVMAYTTGKRIGPLDPKKYFEEMSLNTDHRKVGDSLQLVLDLTLEQLAGVEDCLMTAYEAGDVIYGLHVSHSALMTCFVQDIGNSRHIHFVDGADGGLSVAASQFKERQSALQKA; this is encoded by the coding sequence GTGTCAGCGGATGATTTCTACAGCGAGCTGCCCAGTTTTTCCGATTTCAGCACCGTCGGTGCCCTCGACGACTATCGCCCGGTGCCAGGCGACTGGTACGTTCTGGCCGCCGACATCGTGCGCTCGAGCGATGCCATCGCCGCCGGGCGCTACAAGGAAGTCAACATGGTCGGTGCGGCGGTCATCGCCGCCGTTCTCAACCGTCTCGGCCGTGACCGGGTTCCGTTCGTCTTCGGCGGGGACGGCGCGATGCTGGTCGTGCCCGCCCATGACGTCGATGCTGGGAGGGACGCGCTGGCCGGCGTGGTCGATCTCGCGCGCCAGGTGATGGAACTGGAGCTGCGGGCGGCAGCCATTCCCGTTGCGCATCTAAGGAAACTTGGCGGCGACGTCAGGCTGCGCAAGTACCGCCTCAGCCCTGGCAACCACCTGGCGATGATCGTGGGCGACGGACTTGCCCTCGCCGACCGTATCCTGAAGGATCCGGAGGCCTCCAAACCCTTCGCTGTCCCGGTTGAGGACGTCGCCCTTCCGCCGCTGGATGGGCTGTCCTGCCGCTGGGAGCCGCTAGCTGCGCAAAACGGGCATATCGTCTCGCTGATCATTAAGCCGACCGGCCGAAGACCCATGAGCGACATCATGAGCGAAGTGGCCGGCAAACTCGGCTTCAATCCGCTGACCGACGACCGCCGGGCAAGGCTGGCGGAAAAAAGCCGTTTGCGGTTCCAGTTCCCGCCGAAGGGGCTCAAGCTGGAAGTGCTGACGGCATTCGCAGACAACCGCCTGCGCGGATGGGTCAGGACCTTGTTGGAGTGCGTCGTATTCGTGATGGCCTACACCACCGGCAAGCGCATCGGACCCCTGGACCCGAAGAAATACTTCGAGGAGATGAGCCTCAACACCGATCATCGCAAGGTCGGCGACAGCCTGCAGCTTGTGCTCGACCTGACGCTGGAGCAGCTTGCCGGGGTCGAGGATTGCCTCATGACCGCCTATGAGGCCGGCGACGTTATTTACGGACTGCACGTGTCGCATTCGGCGCTGATGACCTGTTTCGTGCAGGACATCGGCAACAGCCGCCACATTCACTTCGTGGACGGTGCCGATGGCGGGCTCTCCGTTGCCGCGTCGCAATTCAAGGAAAGACAGTCGGCCCTGCAGAAAGCGTGA
- a CDS encoding histidine phosphatase family protein, with translation MTKVQTQQGPILLPKLHDPELLIFVRHGQTDWNAEGRMQGQRDVPLNAIGEQQAAGNGERLNAFLEGQQIGHETLDFVSSPLGRTRATMELLRKAMGLDPSVYRLDDQLKELTFGEWEGFTLEELADEEQDRILRRRADKWGFVPPSGESYEMLAKRIGVWLKTVEKPSVIVSHGGVFRVLRGMLEGLDVNAVPRLDVPQDKVFVWRNGRFQEV, from the coding sequence ATGACGAAAGTTCAAACCCAACAGGGTCCAATCCTGCTGCCGAAGCTCCATGACCCGGAGTTGCTGATATTCGTTCGCCACGGGCAGACGGACTGGAACGCGGAAGGGCGCATGCAGGGGCAGCGGGACGTGCCTCTCAACGCGATTGGCGAGCAGCAGGCGGCCGGCAACGGCGAACGCCTGAACGCTTTCCTCGAGGGGCAGCAGATCGGCCACGAGACGCTCGACTTCGTGTCTTCGCCGCTCGGGCGGACCCGGGCGACCATGGAGTTGCTGCGAAAGGCCATGGGGCTGGATCCGTCAGTCTATCGTCTGGACGACCAGTTGAAGGAACTCACCTTCGGCGAATGGGAAGGCTTTACCCTCGAGGAATTGGCCGACGAGGAGCAGGACCGGATCCTGCGCCGCCGGGCCGACAAGTGGGGTTTCGTTCCCCCGAGTGGCGAAAGCTATGAAATGCTGGCGAAGCGGATCGGCGTCTGGCTGAAAACGGTCGAGAAGCCGTCCGTCATTGTCTCCCATGGCGGCGTCTTCCGGGTGCTGCGCGGAATGCTCGAAGGGCTTGATGTGAACGCGGTGCCCAGGCTGGACGTGCCGCAGGACAAGGTGTTTGTCTGGCGGAACGGGCGGTTCCAGGAGGTCTGA
- the fabI gene encoding enoyl-ACP reductase FabI, translated as MAETRGLMNGKRGLILGVANNKSIAWGIAKALADAGAELALTYQGDALKRRVDPLAEQLGASVVGHCDVTDGASIDAVFRTVEEKWGSIDFLVHAVAFSDKSELTGRFVDTSSGNFARTMDISCYSLTAVTQRAEKLMSGGGSILTLTYYGAEKVMPHYNVMGVAKAALETSVKYLAMDLGPQNIRVNAISAGPIKTLAASGIGDFRYILKWNEYNSPLRRTVTIEEVGDSALFLLSDLGRAVTGEIQHVDCGYNIVGMKAVDAPDISVVKD; from the coding sequence ATGGCGGAAACGCGCGGACTGATGAACGGCAAACGTGGCTTGATCCTGGGCGTGGCAAACAACAAATCGATTGCCTGGGGAATTGCCAAAGCGCTGGCCGACGCTGGAGCCGAACTGGCACTTACCTACCAGGGCGATGCGCTGAAAAGGCGCGTCGACCCGCTGGCGGAACAACTGGGCGCATCGGTCGTCGGACATTGCGACGTAACTGACGGCGCCTCGATCGATGCCGTCTTCAGGACGGTGGAAGAGAAATGGGGCAGCATCGATTTTCTCGTCCATGCGGTCGCCTTTTCCGACAAGTCGGAGCTGACCGGCCGGTTTGTCGACACGTCATCGGGCAACTTCGCCCGGACGATGGACATTTCCTGCTATTCCCTGACAGCGGTCACGCAGCGCGCCGAAAAGCTGATGTCCGGCGGCGGCTCCATTTTGACGCTGACCTACTACGGGGCGGAAAAGGTCATGCCGCACTACAACGTCATGGGTGTTGCCAAGGCGGCGCTGGAGACGAGCGTGAAATACCTGGCCATGGATCTGGGACCCCAGAACATCCGCGTCAATGCGATTTCCGCCGGGCCGATCAAGACGCTGGCCGCCTCAGGCATCGGTGACTTCCGCTATATCCTGAAATGGAACGAGTATAATTCGCCGCTGCGCCGCACGGTTACGATCGAGGAAGTCGGCGACAGCGCCCTTTTCCTGCTGTCCGACCTCGGCCGCGCCGTGACCGGCGAAATCCAGCACGTCGACTGCGGCTACAACATCGTCGGCATGAAGGCCGTAGACGCGCCCGATATTTCCGTCGTGAAAGATTAA
- a CDS encoding FAD-binding oxidoreductase has product MESSPHAERFAELIGAANVLTSPDDQAPYLTEWRDLYQGVTPMVLRPGTTEEVGAVMTYAYSHGLKIVPQGGNTGLVGGQIPQETGDEIVLSLARLNKIRSVDPAGFTITVEAGVVLETLQNEAEKVDRLFPLALGAQGSCQIGGNISTNAGGTAVLAYGNTRDLVLGLEVVLPTGEIWNGLRTLRKDNTGYDLKQLFIGGEGTLGIITAASLKLFAKPKKLEAAFIGLPDPHAALKLFTMAKTQAGPVLTGFEIMPRVGVEFCLRHLEGARDPLESEHAWYVLMELASGSDAFPVRDLMESILGEAFEEGLVEDAAFAQNLTQVQDFWHIRHGMSEVQKPEGGSIKHDVSVPVASVPDFLDRAIAAVDAFAPGCRPVPFGHMGDGNIHFNVSQPVGADKQEYLARWDEMNALVHGIVREFGGSISAEHGIGRLKRDLLKDVKQPIELELMQRVKAAFDPKGLLNPGRIL; this is encoded by the coding sequence ATGGAGAGCTCTCCCCATGCCGAACGCTTCGCCGAACTGATCGGCGCAGCCAATGTATTGACCTCCCCCGACGACCAGGCCCCCTACCTGACAGAGTGGCGGGATCTCTATCAGGGCGTCACCCCGATGGTGCTGCGCCCGGGCACCACGGAAGAAGTCGGCGCGGTGATGACCTATGCTTACAGCCACGGTCTGAAGATCGTCCCGCAGGGCGGCAACACCGGTCTCGTCGGCGGTCAAATCCCGCAGGAAACCGGGGACGAGATCGTTCTGTCCCTCGCCCGCCTCAACAAGATCCGGTCCGTCGATCCGGCCGGTTTCACCATCACGGTGGAAGCCGGCGTCGTGCTTGAGACGCTGCAAAACGAGGCGGAAAAAGTCGACCGCCTGTTCCCGCTTGCGCTCGGCGCGCAGGGCTCCTGCCAGATCGGCGGCAACATTTCCACCAACGCCGGCGGCACCGCCGTGCTGGCCTACGGCAACACCCGCGACCTGGTTCTGGGACTGGAAGTGGTGCTGCCGACCGGCGAGATCTGGAACGGTCTGAGGACCCTTCGCAAGGACAATACCGGTTATGATTTGAAACAATTATTTATCGGCGGGGAAGGAACCCTGGGGATTATTACCGCCGCATCGCTGAAGCTTTTTGCCAAGCCGAAAAAACTGGAAGCCGCGTTCATCGGATTGCCGGACCCGCATGCCGCGCTCAAGCTCTTTACCATGGCCAAAACCCAGGCCGGACCGGTGCTCACCGGTTTCGAAATCATGCCGCGCGTCGGTGTCGAGTTCTGCCTGCGGCATCTGGAGGGCGCGCGCGATCCCCTGGAGAGCGAACACGCCTGGTACGTCCTGATGGAACTTGCCAGCGGTTCGGACGCCTTCCCGGTGCGCGACCTGATGGAGAGCATCCTGGGAGAAGCCTTCGAGGAAGGCCTCGTCGAGGATGCGGCATTCGCGCAGAACCTTACCCAGGTCCAGGACTTCTGGCACATCCGCCACGGCATGTCGGAAGTGCAGAAGCCGGAAGGCGGCTCCATCAAACATGACGTGTCCGTTCCCGTCGCCTCCGTCCCCGACTTCCTGGACCGGGCCATTGCGGCGGTTGACGCCTTTGCTCCGGGCTGCCGGCCCGTGCCTTTCGGCCACATGGGCGACGGCAATATTCACTTCAACGTCAGCCAGCCGGTCGGGGCCGACAAGCAGGAGTATCTCGCCAGGTGGGACGAGATGAATGCACTCGTCCATGGCATCGTCCGCGAATTCGGCGGGAGCATCTCCGCCGAACACGGCATCGGCCGTCTGAAGCGCGATCTCCTGAAGGACGTGAAGCAGCCGATCGAGCTGGAGCTGATGCAGCGCGTCAAGGCGGCCTTCGACCCGAAGGGTCTTCTCAACCCCGGTCGGATCCTGTGA
- the dnaA gene encoding chromosomal replication initiator protein DnaA, translating to MQVQNLAGSDQWDRVKKELRNVLGEDVFSNWFGRVNHEETTGDAVRLSVPTRFLKNWIQSNYEKQLVGLWKREHDDIKRIELTVRGALRPRQLNGAHAPKAITARRISGRPAPFSSTPQFGSSGNSLSIPCLMDMGEEAAAGFLSGAALNPKLTFDSFAEGSSNSLACAAVRQMAAGHEGALDLLYIHSATGIGKTHLLQAAASEARRAGRQVAYISAEYFMYHLVPALRTPAFPVLRQAMKSIDLLLIDDLQFLHGKQAHDEFSKTLEMLMESPPRIIMASDRAPEHLDTLSPDVRHRIHKGEVVGIQSTDYALRNEILKKRIAAARRTHPGFSVPDEVVDYIACYVIASARDLEGALNRLFAHNQLTKQPVTMALAEKTLHDLVRIGEPRSIKVEEIQQVVCKHFSVTKADLLSSCRARTLVRPRQIAMYIAKVITGRSLPEIGRRFGNRDHTTVLHAVRKIEDMVSKDKALAQEVELLKRLIHA from the coding sequence ATGCAGGTTCAGAACCTAGCCGGTTCGGATCAATGGGATCGCGTGAAAAAAGAGCTGAGGAACGTACTCGGCGAAGACGTCTTTTCCAACTGGTTCGGCAGGGTAAACCATGAAGAAACCACGGGCGACGCAGTTCGACTGTCGGTGCCGACCCGCTTCCTGAAAAACTGGATCCAGAGCAACTACGAGAAACAACTCGTCGGTCTCTGGAAGCGCGAGCACGACGACATCAAGCGTATCGAATTGACCGTGCGTGGCGCTCTGCGCCCCCGTCAGCTGAATGGCGCCCATGCCCCGAAGGCAATCACCGCGCGCCGGATCAGCGGCCGCCCTGCCCCGTTCAGCAGCACGCCGCAATTCGGTTCGTCCGGAAATTCGTTGTCAATTCCGTGCCTTATGGACATGGGCGAGGAAGCAGCCGCCGGTTTCCTGAGCGGTGCTGCGCTCAATCCGAAGCTGACCTTCGATTCCTTCGCGGAAGGTTCGTCCAACAGCCTGGCCTGCGCCGCGGTGCGCCAGATGGCGGCTGGCCATGAGGGCGCGCTGGATCTGCTTTATATCCATTCGGCAACCGGCATCGGCAAAACCCACCTGCTGCAGGCCGCCGCGAGCGAAGCCCGCAGGGCGGGCCGGCAGGTTGCCTATATCTCGGCGGAATACTTCATGTACCACCTGGTACCTGCCCTGCGCACGCCGGCTTTCCCCGTGCTGCGCCAGGCGATGAAGTCCATCGACCTGCTGCTGATCGACGACCTTCAGTTCCTCCACGGCAAACAGGCCCATGACGAATTCAGCAAGACGCTGGAAATGCTGATGGAATCTCCTCCGCGGATCATCATGGCCTCGGACCGCGCTCCCGAACATCTCGACACGCTGAGCCCGGATGTGCGCCACCGGATCCATAAAGGCGAAGTCGTCGGCATTCAGTCAACCGACTACGCCCTGCGCAACGAGATCCTGAAGAAGCGTATTGCGGCCGCGCGGCGGACCCATCCGGGCTTCTCCGTGCCGGATGAAGTCGTCGACTATATCGCGTGCTACGTCATCGCCTCCGCGCGGGACCTGGAAGGCGCGCTGAACCGGCTCTTTGCGCATAACCAGTTGACCAAGCAGCCGGTGACGATGGCCTTGGCCGAGAAGACTCTGCACGATCTGGTGCGGATCGGCGAGCCACGGTCCATCAAGGTTGAAGAAATCCAGCAGGTTGTCTGCAAGCACTTCAGCGTCACGAAGGCGGACCTTTTGTCCTCCTGCCGGGCCCGCACACTGGTGCGCCCGCGGCAGATCGCGATGTATATCGCCAAGGTGATTACCGGCCGTTCCCTGCCGGAAATCGGCCGCCGCTTCGGCAACCGCGATCATACGACGGTTCTGCATGCGGTGCGCAAGATCGAGGACATGGTGAGCAAGGACAAGGCGCTCGCGCAGGAAGTCGAACTTCTCAAGCGTCTCATCCACGCCTGA
- a CDS encoding glyoxalase superfamily protein, protein MTLPGVAELKAQARRLRAALAASGQTLSHSQSLELLSAQYGFRDWNTACAAASSIPAPSFAVGSRVCGHYMQKTFAGEIIGLSKLGRSGHIRVTVQFDQPVDVVSFDSFSAHRSRVTSVIREDGLSVSKTSNGEPHLKMKLAD, encoded by the coding sequence ATGACGCTTCCAGGCGTTGCCGAACTCAAGGCTCAAGCCCGGCGGCTGCGTGCCGCGCTGGCGGCCAGCGGCCAGACACTCTCTCACAGCCAGTCTCTGGAGCTTCTGTCCGCCCAATACGGTTTCCGGGACTGGAACACGGCGTGCGCCGCCGCCAGCAGCATTCCGGCTCCCTCCTTTGCCGTCGGCAGCAGGGTCTGCGGTCACTATATGCAAAAGACGTTTGCCGGAGAAATCATCGGTCTGTCCAAACTGGGCCGGTCGGGCCATATCCGTGTGACCGTTCAATTCGACCAGCCGGTCGATGTGGTGAGTTTCGATAGCTTTTCCGCCCACCGCAGCCGGGTGACCTCGGTCATCCGCGAAGACGGGCTGTCGGTTTCCAAAACGTCGAACGGCGAGCCTCATCTGAAAATGAAACTTGCCGACTGA
- a CDS encoding caspase family protein, with the protein MSRSMPGSVALPRFFVLLAAAFCLYAVAAVSEARASVMPGGNSGWLVVASRPDVNAAISVANGYAGRFPQTTVFQSNNGWYAVTLGWMGQPAGNAYRSRLISSGAVPDDSYFHNGERFQYVVWSATGLTGGASQALFAATVITDGGGASGRTPPSAQAYVRGLDPRGDNFLSLRTGPGSGYREISRLRENTPLTILGRNGSWLNVALADGRSGWAYSKYVASAPGDQASADPAPPATPTRTINPPRSAIVGDLSGSGDDFLSLRSGAGGGHAEVARLLEGTEVRMLTQQGAWVEVELTNGMRGWTYGSYLAAAPPQQGADQAAAPDIPVIGPEPRSDQQASPTAGLPDLSTLPEGKRVALVIGNSDYEHAPLLPNPRNDATRLTETLERLGFTVILGLDQSKVAMEGSVRSFVGATRDADVALFFYAGHAMQMDGRNLLIPIDAKLEDSTAADFETIELGTILNYMNAPGRLSIALLDACRDNPLSRRFARTFGASRSSFVSRGLAAPEAGGGNVLIGFATAPGEVALDGDGDNSPFTIALLKHIETPGLEIEIMMKRVKADVYEATQGSQSPWHNSALRREFYFLK; encoded by the coding sequence ATGAGCCGGAGTATGCCGGGCAGCGTGGCTTTGCCGAGGTTTTTCGTCCTGTTGGCGGCAGCGTTCTGTCTTTACGCCGTTGCCGCCGTTTCCGAGGCGCGCGCCTCCGTCATGCCGGGCGGGAACAGCGGTTGGCTGGTGGTCGCCAGCCGTCCGGATGTCAACGCGGCGATTTCGGTGGCGAACGGCTATGCGGGCCGGTTTCCGCAAACAACCGTATTCCAATCGAACAACGGCTGGTATGCGGTCACGCTCGGTTGGATGGGTCAGCCCGCGGGCAATGCCTACAGGAGCCGGCTGATCTCCAGCGGCGCCGTTCCCGACGACAGTTATTTTCACAATGGCGAGCGCTTCCAGTACGTGGTCTGGTCGGCAACGGGCCTCACCGGCGGTGCCTCGCAGGCCCTCTTCGCCGCGACCGTCATCACGGATGGCGGCGGGGCCTCGGGCAGGACGCCGCCATCGGCGCAAGCCTATGTGCGGGGTCTCGATCCGCGCGGCGACAATTTCCTTTCGCTGCGCACCGGCCCCGGCAGCGGCTACAGGGAAATCAGCCGCCTGCGGGAAAACACGCCGCTGACGATCCTTGGACGAAACGGTTCCTGGCTGAATGTGGCCCTGGCCGATGGCCGTTCCGGCTGGGCCTACAGCAAATATGTCGCCTCGGCGCCCGGCGACCAGGCCTCTGCGGATCCAGCGCCTCCCGCCACCCCGACGCGCACGATCAATCCGCCACGTTCCGCGATTGTCGGCGACCTGAGCGGCAGCGGCGATGATTTCCTGTCGCTCCGCTCCGGGGCCGGCGGCGGTCATGCGGAAGTCGCCAGGTTGCTGGAAGGCACTGAAGTCAGGATGCTGACCCAGCAGGGCGCCTGGGTCGAGGTCGAACTCACCAACGGAATGCGCGGGTGGACCTACGGAAGTTATCTGGCCGCCGCCCCGCCGCAGCAGGGCGCCGATCAAGCCGCCGCACCCGACATTCCTGTCATCGGCCCGGAACCGCGTTCCGATCAGCAGGCGAGCCCCACCGCCGGCCTGCCCGACCTTTCCACGCTGCCCGAGGGCAAACGTGTCGCGCTCGTCATCGGCAACTCCGACTATGAACACGCGCCGCTTCTGCCCAATCCCAGGAACGATGCCACGCGCCTGACGGAAACGCTGGAGCGGCTCGGCTTTACCGTCATACTCGGCCTCGACCAGTCCAAGGTGGCCATGGAAGGCAGTGTCCGGTCTTTCGTGGGCGCAACCAGGGATGCGGACGTGGCGCTGTTCTTTTACGCCGGCCACGCCATGCAGATGGACGGCCGGAACCTTCTCATTCCGATCGACGCGAAGCTTGAAGATTCCACGGCGGCCGATTTCGAAACGATCGAGCTCGGCACGATCCTGAACTACATGAACGCGCCCGGCCGGCTTTCCATTGCGCTGCTGGACGCGTGCCGGGACAATCCCCTGTCCCGCCGCTTCGCCCGCACATTCGGCGCAAGCAGAAGCTCCTTTGTCAGCCGCGGGCTGGCCGCGCCCGAGGCGGGCGGCGGCAACGTCCTTATCGGCTTTGCCACGGCTCCGGGAGAAGTTGCGCTTGACGGCGATGGCGACAACAGCCCGTTCACGATTGCGCTTCTCAAGCATATCGAAACGCCGGGCCTGGAAATCGAGATCATGATGAAACGTGTGAAGGCCGACGTTTATGAAGCCACGCAAGGCTCACAGTCGCCCTGGCACAATTCGGCGCTTCGGCGCGAGTTCTATTTTCTGAAGTAA
- a CDS encoding methyltransferase: MSDNDNQALDTDSSMDNEALAEAYNRGLKLQKEGDFQGAAEAYRQALELDPSDPGGVSIRLAAIGAEQSPEKMPDAYVATLFDQHADIFDEILVDELGYCVPLLVRDLIQRLGLGPFERMLDLGCGTGLTGMAVADCTTHRTGVDLSERIIELAYDRDVYDDLYVGEAVDFLKEFEEEDGSRPAWDLIAATDVLPYLGAVEAFLAGAADRLNPKGCLAFSTETLAEEILQGRPYMVGPKSRFAQGETYIRTALDRAGFEILAMDPITVRLEEGVPVPGHLVMARLR, from the coding sequence ATGAGCGACAACGACAATCAGGCCCTCGACACAGACAGTTCGATGGACAACGAGGCGCTGGCGGAAGCCTATAACCGCGGCCTGAAGCTGCAGAAGGAAGGCGACTTCCAGGGTGCGGCGGAAGCCTATCGCCAGGCACTGGAGCTCGACCCGTCGGACCCGGGCGGCGTCAGCATTCGTCTTGCCGCGATCGGCGCAGAACAGTCACCGGAAAAAATGCCGGATGCCTATGTGGCGACGCTGTTCGATCAGCATGCCGATATATTCGACGAAATCCTGGTCGACGAGCTCGGCTACTGCGTGCCGCTGCTCGTCCGCGATCTGATCCAGCGCCTGGGGCTCGGCCCGTTCGAGCGCATGCTGGATCTTGGCTGCGGCACCGGGCTGACCGGCATGGCCGTGGCGGACTGCACCACGCACAGGACCGGCGTGGACCTGTCGGAGCGGATCATCGAACTTGCCTATGACCGGGACGTCTACGATGACCTTTATGTTGGTGAGGCGGTCGACTTCCTGAAGGAGTTCGAGGAAGAGGACGGCTCGCGTCCCGCTTGGGACCTGATTGCCGCAACCGACGTGCTGCCTTACCTCGGCGCCGTGGAGGCGTTCCTGGCGGGGGCGGCCGATCGCCTGAACCCCAAAGGGTGCCTTGCCTTTTCAACGGAAACCCTTGCCGAGGAAATCCTCCAGGGGCGACCCTATATGGTAGGGCCCAAGAGCCGCTTCGCGCAAGGCGAAACCTATATTCGAACCGCTCTGGACAGGGCCGGATTCGAAATCCTGGCAATGGATCCGATCACCGTCAGGCTGGAGGAGGGCGTTCCCGTTCCTGGCCATCTGGTCATGGCCCGGCTGCGCTGA
- a CDS encoding SOS response-associated peptidase produces MCGRFALTTPPDAVRKFFSYEDLPNFPPRYNIAPTQPIAIVRQELGGRRRFHLIRWGLVPGWVKDPASFTLLINARAETATDKPSFRSAMRHHRCLIPASGFYEWRRTPDGKQPFWISPADGGVMGFAGLWDTWSDPDGGEIDTGAILTTRSNRMMSGIHDRMPVILKPDVFDTWLDVANVDRREARKLLRPVEDDFLVAVPVSSRVNMVANDDADLLIPVPFDDREQNTETAPRSAAASQLDLF; encoded by the coding sequence ATGTGCGGCCGATTTGCCCTGACAACCCCGCCGGACGCAGTTCGGAAATTCTTCAGCTATGAAGACCTTCCCAATTTTCCGCCCCGCTACAATATCGCCCCGACACAGCCGATTGCCATCGTGCGCCAGGAACTGGGCGGCAGGCGACGGTTTCATCTCATCCGCTGGGGTCTGGTCCCGGGGTGGGTGAAGGATCCGGCAAGCTTCACGCTGCTGATCAACGCCAGAGCCGAGACAGCCACGGACAAACCTTCCTTCCGCTCCGCCATGCGCCACCACCGTTGCCTCATCCCGGCATCGGGATTTTACGAGTGGCGGCGCACACCCGATGGCAAGCAGCCCTTCTGGATCAGCCCGGCCGATGGCGGCGTGATGGGCTTTGCCGGCCTCTGGGACACATGGTCGGACCCCGATGGCGGCGAAATCGATACCGGAGCGATTCTCACCACCCGGTCGAACCGCATGATGTCCGGCATCCATGACCGCATGCCGGTGATCCTGAAACCCGATGTCTTCGACACCTGGCTCGATGTCGCCAACGTGGACAGGCGCGAGGCCCGCAAGTTGCTCCGGCCGGTCGAAGACGATTTCCTTGTGGCGGTCCCGGTCTCCAGCCGCGTCAACATGGTGGCCAATGACGATGCCGACCTGCTGATCCCGGTCCCGTTCGACGACAGGGAACAGAACACGGAAACGGCACCCCGTTCCGCCGCCGCCAGCCAGCTCGATCTGTTCTGA
- a CDS encoding GFA family protein: MDRFTGGCLCGNVRVVASGQPYRVGLCHCLDCRKHHGALFYASAVFPQDAVTIEGETRDYAGRFFCPRCGSSVFARFEDEIEVHLGSLDAPDQLVPTYESWVIRRESWLPPFPLTRRYDRDRDETGRFEE; this comes from the coding sequence ATGGACCGATTCACCGGCGGCTGCCTGTGCGGTAATGTCCGAGTCGTGGCGTCAGGCCAACCCTATCGGGTCGGTCTTTGCCATTGTCTCGACTGCCGCAAGCACCATGGGGCTCTTTTCTACGCGTCTGCGGTGTTCCCTCAGGATGCGGTGACGATCGAGGGCGAAACACGTGACTATGCCGGGCGGTTTTTCTGTCCGCGCTGCGGCTCGTCGGTTTTCGCACGCTTCGAGGACGAGATCGAAGTCCACCTAGGATCCCTGGATGCCCCCGACCAACTGGTGCCGACTTACGAAAGCTGGGTCATCCGCCGCGAATCCTGGCTACCGCCGTTTCCACTCACCAGACGCTACGACCGCGATCGTGACGAGACGGGCCGCTTCGAGGAATAG
- a CDS encoding NUDIX hydrolase: MSRLYPDAPRIGVSVLCHRDGRVLMVKRGKDPYKGHWSLPGGLVELGETLLEAAERELLEETGAKAHLEMPAETFDSIQRDADGRVSAHFILAVFCGAYRCGEARPGDDAADLEWVPLERLEDRLTTPGTPERVRRLLAQERR, translated from the coding sequence ATGTCACGCCTATATCCAGATGCACCCCGCATTGGCGTCAGCGTCCTGTGTCACAGGGACGGCCGCGTACTGATGGTCAAGCGCGGCAAGGACCCTTACAAGGGCCACTGGAGCCTGCCGGGCGGGCTGGTTGAACTGGGCGAGACGCTGCTGGAAGCCGCCGAGCGGGAGCTTTTGGAGGAAACCGGGGCGAAGGCCCATCTCGAAATGCCCGCCGAGACCTTCGATTCCATTCAGCGGGACGCGGATGGCCGTGTTTCGGCGCATTTCATCCTGGCCGTGTTCTGCGGTGCCTACCGCTGCGGCGAAGCGCGGCCCGGCGACGATGCCGCCGACCTGGAATGGGTCCCGCTCGAACGGCTGGAGGACCGGCTCACCACCCCCGGCACGCCGGAGCGGGTCCGCCGTCTCCTCGCCCAGGAGCGCCGATAG
- a CDS encoding TIGR02301 family protein, which produces MTGRKAIFGHRLAALVVTGLLFTGQGASAQESSSGEPPYEQQLMRLSEIFGALHFLRPLCGKTDTPSWRDRMEDFLDAETLDENRRRRFIERFNQGYRGFSVAYRECTDAARIAMAQYLSEGETIISDVTSRYGR; this is translated from the coding sequence ATGACGGGACGCAAGGCAATATTCGGACATCGGCTGGCGGCTTTGGTGGTCACCGGCCTTCTGTTTACGGGCCAGGGTGCCAGCGCACAGGAGAGTTCCTCCGGCGAACCGCCCTACGAGCAGCAACTCATGCGGCTTTCGGAGATCTTCGGCGCCCTTCATTTCCTTCGCCCCCTTTGCGGAAAGACCGACACTCCGAGCTGGCGGGACCGGATGGAGGACTTCCTGGACGCGGAGACCCTGGACGAAAACCGGAGGCGCCGCTTCATCGAGCGGTTCAACCAGGGATATCGCGGTTTCTCAGTCGCTTACCGCGAATGCACGGATGCTGCCCGTATCGCAATGGCACAGTATCTGAGCGAGGGTGAGACCATCATCAGCGACGTCACCAGCCGCTACGGCCGATAA